TTTCCACCACTACGCCGCCCAGTGTGGTGCCGTGCCCGCCCAGGAACTTCGTGGCTGAGTGGATCACGATGTCGGCGCCGTGTTCAATGGGCCGCACGAGGTACGGCGTGCTCAAGGTGGCGTCGACCACCAGGGGGATCCCGGCGTCGTGCGCCACTTTTGCCAGCGCCGCAAGGTCCTGGACCTCCGACGACGGGTTGGCCACTGCCTCCACGAAAATCGCCTTGGTGTTGTCTTGGACAGCCGCGGCGTAGTCTGCGGGGTCCGTGCCGGGGACGAAGGTGGTGTCCACGCCGAACCGGCGGAGGGTCACGTCCAGCTGGGTCACGGTGCCGCCGTACAGCTGGGAGGCTGCCACGATGTGGTCTCCCGCCTGCGTCAGGGCCGCGAAGGTGATGAACTCCGCTGCCATGCCCGACGACGTCGCCACGGCTCCGATTCCGCCCTCAAGGGACGCGATGCGCTCCTCGAACGCCGCGACGGTGGGGTTGCCGATGCGGGAGTAGATGTTGCCGTACTTCTGCAGGGCGAACAGGTTGGCCGCGTCGTTGGTGTCCTTAAAGACGAACGACGTGGTCTGGTAGATGGGGACGGCGCGGGCGCCGTGCTCGGCGTCGGGGGTGCCGCCGGCGTGCAGGGCGCGGGTGCGGAAACCGAAGGTGCGTTCAGCCATCAGACAGCCACCGCTTCGGCGGTAACCGGGGTGCTGGACAGGTCGAGCTCGGTGCCGTTCTTCCGGGCCAGGTCCGCCTCAAGCTCGCGGACGATCGGCAGGATGTCCCGGCCGAAGGCGGCCACCTCCTCCTGGAAGTGCAGGTAGCAGGTGAGGAACAGGTTCACGCCGATCTTCTTGTATTCGACGATCCGTTCTGCGATCTGCTCCGGCGTTCCGATCAGCTGGGTCTTGAAGCCGTCGTTGTACTGGATCAGGTCCTCGAACGTGGAGTCGGCCCACATACCCTTGCCGTCCTTGGTGGAGGCCCCGGCTTCCTGGACCGCGTCCCGGAAGCCCTGCACGGCCGGCTTGTGGGCTTTCTGCACGATTTCCCGGAGCGTGTCCCGGGCCTCCTTCTCCGAGTCGCGGGCGATGACGAAACCGTTCAGCCCGAAGCGCGGAGCGGCCAGCTGGCCCGGGGTGCCGCGGCGGGCTTCACCGGCCGAAGCGACGACGCCGGCAATGTTCTCCTTGAAGCCCTCCAGGTCCTTGCCGTTGGAGAAGTACCAGTCGGCCACCCGGCCTGCAGTGGCCTGGGCCGCCGTCGAGTTTCCGCCAAAGAAGATCTCCGGGTGCGCCCGGCCCGGGACGTCCACGGGAGCGGGGTTCAGGGTGAAGTCGGTGATGTTGTAGTACTTGCCGGACTGGCTGTACTCCTGCTCGGTCCACAGGCCGCGCAGCACGTTGATGAATTCCTCAGTGCGGACGTAGCGCTCGTCGTGC
This window of the Pseudarthrobacter defluvii genome carries:
- a CDS encoding O-acetylhomoserine aminocarboxypropyltransferase/cysteine synthase family protein codes for the protein MAERTFGFRTRALHAGGTPDAEHGARAVPIYQTTSFVFKDTNDAANLFALQKYGNIYSRIGNPTVAAFEERIASLEGGIGAVATSSGMAAEFITFAALTQAGDHIVAASQLYGGTVTQLDVTLRRFGVDTTFVPGTDPADYAAAVQDNTKAIFVEAVANPSSEVQDLAALAKVAHDAGIPLVVDATLSTPYLVRPIEHGADIVIHSATKFLGGHGTTLGGVVVESGRFNWGNGKFPTMTEPVASYGNVSWWGNFGEYGFLTKLRSEQLRDIGPALSPQSAFQLLQGVETLPQRLDEHLKNAQAVAEWLENDDRVAYVNYSGLPSHPHFERARKYLPQGPGSVFSFGVKGGRAAGQKFIESLQLASHLANVGDSRTLVIHPGSTTHQQLSAAQLESAGVPEDLVRISVGLEDIEDILWDLDQALTEASKAVPGAIAEEPAEACTIGANA
- the sfnG gene encoding dimethylsulfone monooxygenase SfnG, yielding MTDTSNVARLSEPLKFAYWVPNVSGGLVVSTIEQRTGWDFDYNKKLARIAEESGFEYALTQTRYAASYGADKQHEATSFSLALLAATERLKVIAAVHPGMWHPGVLAKYIITADHISNGRSAVNIVSGWLKSEFTNFGLEWLEHDERYVRTEEFINVLRGLWTEQEYSQSGKYYNITDFTLNPAPVDVPGRAHPEIFFGGNSTAAQATAGRVADWYFSNGKDLEGFKENIAGVVASAGEARRGTPGQLAAPRFGLNGFVIARDSEKEARDTLREIVQKAHKPAVQGFRDAVQEAGASTKDGKGMWADSTFEDLIQYNDGFKTQLIGTPEQIAERIVEYKKIGVNLFLTCYLHFQEEVAAFGRDILPIVRELEADLARKNGTELDLSSTPVTAEAVAV